A region of the Dyadobacter sp. CECT 9275 genome:
AAACATGCCAAAACCCAGGTCCTGAAACCATTTCACGCGCTCAGGATTATTGGCTTTTTGCTGGGCAATTGCGGCACAGGAACAGCAGCAAATAAAAAATAATAGGACAAATCTTCGGATGGTCATTATAAAATCGACTTTGTTATAACTAAGATGCTCTCTTTGTAACTCTGATACTCTAATTGAATCATTTTTTTATATTTTTACAAACATGTTCATACTCGACAAACTAAAAAATTACGCAGACAAGTATCCGGATAAAATTGTTTACGGTTATGTAAGTAAGGAGGAAACGCTCTCTGAACAGGTGACTTACAAACAATTGTGGGAAGAGGTCTCTTCTCTGGCTCCTCAGCTACGTGAACGTTACACTGCCACAGCAAGGGTAATCATACTTTTGCCCACCGAATCATCTTTCATCAAAACATTTCTAGCCTGCCTGCATGCCGGACTTGTGGCTGTTCCATGCCCTATCGGCTTTTCGGAATCGGGTATTACCCGGGTACTGAACATCATCAGGGACTGCGATGCCTCAGGAATTATTACCAATCAGAAAACTCATAAAATGCTTTTCCAAAGGCAGACCAGCGCCTCAAAAACACTGGGCGATTATGAGATAGACTGGCTTTTCACTGAAAATCTGAACCCTGTTTTCCCGGTTCATGAAACCGAGGAAATCAGTATTAATGAGAACCTGCCAGCCTACCTGCAGTACACTTCCGGTTCAACGAGCCTGCCCAAAGGGGTAATGATAAGCCATGCCAACCTGATGGCCAATCTGAACGCAATCAACATCTGGTTTGGCCGTACTGCGGATGATACCTCCGTTACCTGGCTGCCGCACTACCATGACATGGGGCTGGTCGACGGGCTCCTGTCGCCCTTGTATACCGGCGGGACGGGAATGGTCATTCCTCCGCTTTTCTTTATCGGAAAACCATATCTGTGGCTGGGCACCATAAGCCGTTACAAAGCCGGATTTACAGGAGGGCCTGGATTTGGCATAGATCACTGCGTTGCGCGTATTCCGCAGGATCAGCTGTCTCAACTGGATCTCAGTTCGTTAAAAGTGCTCTATGTTGGCGCCGAGCCAATCAGAGCTTCCAGCCTGGAGCAGTTTGCCGAAACCATGAAACCAACCGGTTTCAACGCCGGGTCGCTTGTTCCCGCTTATGGACTTGCAGAAGCCACGCTCGCGATAAGCCTGGATTTCCCGGGAAGACCAGTGGAGTACAAAACCATTGCAAATGACACAACGAAAAAAATCGTAGGCTGCGGCCCTCTGGTAGAAAAAACGGAGGTGGTAATTGTAAATCCCGAAACCAAAATCATTGTAAAAGAATCAGAAAACGGGGAAATCTGGGCCACAGGGGATAGCATTGCGCAGGGCTACTGGAACAACCCAGCCGCCACCAAAGAAATTTTCGGTGCCTATACCGATTCCGGTGAGGGCCCCTTTCTAAGAACGGGGGATCTGGGTTTTATGTCAGAAGGAAGACTTTTTATAACCGGCCGGCTCAAAGAGCTCATCATCATCCGGGGCGTCAATTATTATCCGCAGGATATAGAGGAAGTAGTTTCACAAAGTCATGAGGAAATTCAGCCGAACGCCACCGCCGCATTCTCTGTTGAAACCGATCAGGGAGAGGCCTTGATGATAGTGAGTGAAGTACGAAGAACCAGTCAGAATTCCGATGAATTTGAGAATATCAAACTAAAAATCGCTCATCAGGTTGGAATAGCCTTTGGACTTATTCCGCACGAAATCATGCTGATTCAGACAGGGAAACTTCCGAAAACATCGAGTGGAAAAATTCAGAGGCTGAAAGCCCGTGAGATATTTGCGTCTTAACAAAAATGAGCAGGAAGAGATATTTCTTACGGTATAGGAAATATACTTCTACTTTCACATGTTTACATTACATGATACATATTTACCAATTTATTAATTAATCTAATGAAAAAGTCTTCGCTTGAAATTGCTAACTGGTTGGCCGCTCGCATAGCACATTATGCGCAGGTGGATCCAGAAACCATCAACATTGAAACTGAAATTGCCGTCTACCGCCTTGATTCACTTTTAATGGTAAATATCACTTCCGAACTGGAAGAATGGCTTGGTACGGAAGTAAATCCAACGCTGCTGTGGGAAATGAGAACCATCGCTGCCACCGCTGACTGGATAGTCGAAAATGAAGATATCTGAAAACCTGCAGTTATAGATTTGATTTAGCACCCGGCTTTCATTCAACAACGTCCATACAACCAGAGATTACTCATTGACAGACTGGTAAAATGGAGATTAAGATATAGGCGCTATTGCAAATATAAATAATTCAAGAAACTTTAATATTTTTTATACACAAACAAAGGGTAGCTGATTTTTGCCCGAAAGTTATTCCAAATACAACCCTTGATCTTTCGTTAATGCTGGCATTTTCCATCATCGCGTACCTGCTGATAAATCTGGGTGTAGGATTCTGGGCGTCCCGAAGGATATCCACTACCTCAGATTTTGTACTGGCAGGCAGGAGTTTACCGCTTTTTCTGGCAGCCTCTGCTACTTTTGCAACCTGGTTCGGTTCAGAAACCGTTATGGGAGCCCCCACTGAGTTCATTGAAAAGGGGATGCAGGGGATTATCGAAGATCCTTTTGGTGCCGCCTTGTGCCTTTTTCTAGTAGGCATTTTTTTTGCGAGGCGGTTATACAGCATGAATATCATCACGTTTTGTGATTTTTTCAAAATACGCTTCGGACGTTCGGCGGAGCTGCTTTCGGCGATGCTCATCATTCCCTCCTACTTCAGCTGGATAGCTGCCCAATTGCTCGCAATGGGCATTGTATTAAAGGTTTTACTGGGCTGGAGCATTGTAAGCTGTATCCTGCTCAGCTCGGTTGTAGTGGTATTGTATACGATATGGGGTGGTATGTGGTCTATTTCCATTACTGATTTCGTTCAAACCGTTATGATCATCCTCGGTCTGTTGATCGTTTCTATTTCACTTTACCTGAAAATTGATGACCTTAAAATTCTGACAAAAGATACTCCACCAGATTTTTTCCGTTTCCTCCCGCCACCCGACTTTAAAAGTTATGTAGCCTATTTTGCTGCATGGATCACCATTGGCCTTGGATCCATCCCCCAGCAGGATGTATTCCAGAGGGTGATGTCAGCAAAATCGGCCTCGGTATCAGTGAAGGCGACTTTACTATCATCTGTACTCTATTTCACCGTAGCGCTACTCCCCATATTCATTGGTTACACCGGAACAAAGCTCTACCCGGAAATGGCAAAGCAGGGGCAAATGATTATCCCTAACATGATTCTTCTGCACACAAGTCTTCCCATTCAGATTCTGTTTTTTGGCGCACTCGTTTCTGCTATACTGAGTACCACAAGTAGTGCCATTATGGCCCCGGCCACGGTACTGGGCGAAAACATTGTAAAGTTTTTCCGTCCGGATCTTTCCGATAAACAGCTGTTGAATATCATCCGTATAGGTATCCTGGTTATCACCCTGAGCTGTATCTACATGGCCACTACAAGCGAAAGTATTTTTGACCTCGTAGCAGAGTCATCCGCATTCAGCCTGGTTTCGTTATTTGTTCCGCTGGCAGCCGGCGTATATTGGAAGAGGGCAAGCCAGGCAGGAAGCCTCATTTCCATGACATCGGGGCTGGCTGTGTGGCTGCTCTGCAGCTTTGTCGGAACTGAATACCCCTCGTTGATTTATGGCCTGCTTTCCAGCCTGGGAGGAATGCTGCTCGGAAGTTTCCTGATCAAACCCAAAACGGAGCCCGCAGGAAAAATCTGATAACCGGCAGGCGTTGCTTTCCAAGGTCAACACACCTTTTTCTCTTACCTTGAAGGAGGCCTCAGATACAGTCTTTATACCTTCTATTATTTTTTAATATCAATAACCATTTGATCCACGAAGCTCCTTTGCGCCGCCATTTTTTCCACCTCCTCGGTACTTCTGGGCGCCAGTAACGATAATATTTCACCCTTTTGTTTACCTATCAGCACATCATCTTCAATCCTGACCGCAATTCCCCACCACTTTTTATCGCAATCACTGCCTTCGGGAATGTATATCCCCGGCTCTACCGTGATGATCATGTTCTCCAGCAAGCCTTTATAGATACCCTTATCGTGTACATCCAATCCCAGAAAGTGTGAGCATCCGTGCGGATAATACAGCCTATTTTCGGTTTCGCTTTTGATGATACCCAATTTCACCAGGCCCTGCCCTACCACTTTCCGGGCCGTCTCTTCTATTTCCTTAAAAGTTGTGCCCTCTTTACAGATCTTAAACACTGCTTCCTGCGCCTGGTAAACGATATCGTAAATCTGTTTCTGTTCACTGGTAAACTTTCCGCTGGCAGGAAATGTACGTGTTACATCCGCTGTGTAACCATGGTATTCTGCCCCGATGTCCATCAAAACCAGCCTGTTGCCTACTTCCGTAGCATTGTTTTCAACATAATGTAAAACACAGCCATTTGCCCCTGCGCCTACAATGGAGGGGTATCCCACATACTCTGCCCCGAGCTTTTTATGAATAAATTCCTGAATCCCCTGTAGTTCCAGTTCCGACATACCCGGTTTAACCGCTTTCATCGCTTCATTGTGCGCCAGTGCCGAAATATCAATGGCCTTTTTCATGAGACGAATTTCCTCCGTCGTTTTTATCTGCCTCAGCTGGCTGGTATATAACCTGTAAAAGGAAGTATTCCATTTCAGCGACCTGATGTCTTCCATCAGGGTACTTAATTCAGCAGGCTGCTTTACATTTAAAAGTCTTTGGGCAAAACTGTTTTGCTGATGCCGTTCACTACTTCCTGCAATACTTGTATAGTATCGGATGAGATTGGGCAGAACTTCCGGACTTGTCGCCCCCGGGTACTCCAAAAGCGAGGCGATCTCGGCAAGTACTTCGGCGTCATAATCATCCGGTATTGCCGCTTTTTTTCTAAAAATTTTAACCAGGTCAAAAGCATCGTCCGTTTGCCCGATTTTATCTGCAAGATCCTGTGGAAATTCAAAAATGATTTTATCAAACTTCGCAAGGTCAGGCAGGTAACGACCAAGGTCCGTCGAATTATAAACATCTGAAAAACCAAGCGTCTCTTTCACCCCCTCAACACCCAGCCTTTTTCCTGTCCACTGCTCTCTGGCAGGGTTTCTTTGCTGAACAAAAAATAATTCGGAATATGCCTTTCCAGCAGAATCCT
Encoded here:
- a CDS encoding fatty acyl-AMP ligase, whose protein sequence is MFILDKLKNYADKYPDKIVYGYVSKEETLSEQVTYKQLWEEVSSLAPQLRERYTATARVIILLPTESSFIKTFLACLHAGLVAVPCPIGFSESGITRVLNIIRDCDASGIITNQKTHKMLFQRQTSASKTLGDYEIDWLFTENLNPVFPVHETEEISINENLPAYLQYTSGSTSLPKGVMISHANLMANLNAINIWFGRTADDTSVTWLPHYHDMGLVDGLLSPLYTGGTGMVIPPLFFIGKPYLWLGTISRYKAGFTGGPGFGIDHCVARIPQDQLSQLDLSSLKVLYVGAEPIRASSLEQFAETMKPTGFNAGSLVPAYGLAEATLAISLDFPGRPVEYKTIANDTTKKIVGCGPLVEKTEVVIVNPETKIIVKESENGEIWATGDSIAQGYWNNPAATKEIFGAYTDSGEGPFLRTGDLGFMSEGRLFITGRLKELIIIRGVNYYPQDIEEVVSQSHEEIQPNATAAFSVETDQGEALMIVSEVRRTSQNSDEFENIKLKIAHQVGIAFGLIPHEIMLIQTGKLPKTSSGKIQRLKAREIFAS
- a CDS encoding acyl carrier protein, whose translation is MKKSSLEIANWLAARIAHYAQVDPETINIETEIAVYRLDSLLMVNITSELEEWLGTEVNPTLLWEMRTIAATADWIVENEDI
- a CDS encoding sodium:solute symporter family protein, whose product is MLAFSIIAYLLINLGVGFWASRRISTTSDFVLAGRSLPLFLAASATFATWFGSETVMGAPTEFIEKGMQGIIEDPFGAALCLFLVGIFFARRLYSMNIITFCDFFKIRFGRSAELLSAMLIIPSYFSWIAAQLLAMGIVLKVLLGWSIVSCILLSSVVVVLYTIWGGMWSISITDFVQTVMIILGLLIVSISLYLKIDDLKILTKDTPPDFFRFLPPPDFKSYVAYFAAWITIGLGSIPQQDVFQRVMSAKSASVSVKATLLSSVLYFTVALLPIFIGYTGTKLYPEMAKQGQMIIPNMILLHTSLPIQILFFGALVSAILSTTSSAIMAPATVLGENIVKFFRPDLSDKQLLNIIRIGILVITLSCIYMATTSESIFDLVAESSAFSLVSLFVPLAAGVYWKRASQAGSLISMTSGLAVWLLCSFVGTEYPSLIYGLLSSLGGMLLGSFLIKPKTEPAGKI
- a CDS encoding aminopeptidase P family protein translates to MKRFFTFLFVLAVLADSFGQLPVPADFPGKDFHRERREAMRRLMPSNSVVAVFSYPQRNFSNDTDYKYHANPDLYYFTGYTEPSAVLLLFKEAQQDSAGKAYSELFFVQQRNPAREQWTGKRLGVEGVKETLGFSDVYNSTDLGRYLPDLAKFDKIIFEFPQDLADKIGQTDDAFDLVKIFRKKAAIPDDYDAEVLAEIASLLEYPGATSPEVLPNLIRYYTSIAGSSERHQQNSFAQRLLNVKQPAELSTLMEDIRSLKWNTSFYRLYTSQLRQIKTTEEIRLMKKAIDISALAHNEAMKAVKPGMSELELQGIQEFIHKKLGAEYVGYPSIVGAGANGCVLHYVENNATEVGNRLVLMDIGAEYHGYTADVTRTFPASGKFTSEQKQIYDIVYQAQEAVFKICKEGTTFKEIEETARKVVGQGLVKLGIIKSETENRLYYPHGCSHFLGLDVHDKGIYKGLLENMIITVEPGIYIPEGSDCDKKWWGIAVRIEDDVLIGKQKGEILSLLAPRSTEEVEKMAAQRSFVDQMVIDIKK